Genomic DNA from Nonomuraea rubra:
CCCGCCGGAACAAGAGCTACCGCACCGGCGAAGTGTCCCGTACGAGATACGTGACCACACCCGCGCCCGGCACGGCCAGTTCCTCGAACCCCAGGCGGTCGTAGAAGGCCCGCGCCGCCACGTTGCTGGTCAGCATGCTCAGATGCAGGCCCTCGACCCCCGCCCCGCGCAGCCCGTCGACGAACGCGCCCATGAGCCTGCGCCCCCACCCCTTGCCCTGCCAGTCCGGCAGCAGGTCGATGTGCAGGTGCGCCGGATGCCCCGCCAGCTCGGGCAGGATCATCCGCTCGGGCCGGTGATGCAGGGCCAGCATCTCGTCGTCCCGCGTCACGGGCGGGTCGGCGGGCACGGGCAGCGCCGCGCGCGGGATCCACTCCTCCCGGTAACGGCGCACGAACCGCTCGGTGTCGGCCGTGCCCACGATGTAGCCGACGGCGTTGCCCTCGCCGTCGTCCACCACGTGCGCGTGCTCGGGCTCGAGGATCACGTACGGGGCGGCGAACAGGTCGCCCATGAGCCGGTCGGAGGCGTACATGCCGCGGGCGTCGCCTCCGGCGTCGGCGGTGCGCACGCAGATGTCGTAGACACTGTCCAGATCCCGGGACTGGTACGAACGCACATAAGGGGAGATCATTCGCGACAACGTACCAGTACGCTGGGCACGCGTGAGAAAGGGCGACATGGCGCAGCAGCGGCGATTACTCGAAGGTCTCGGCGTCACCGTCGCCGAGGAGACCGCCTACCGTGCCCTGCTCCGGCACGGCCCGGCGACGCTGAGCGAGCTGGCCACCGAGACCGGCTCGTCGGCCGCCGCCATCCGCCGCATGCTGCCCAGGCTGGAGGACCTCGGCCTGATCTCCCGCGTGGCCGGCCGCCCGCTCCGCCTCGTCGCCACGCCCCCGAACATCGCCATCGACATCCTCGTCGCCCGCCGCCAGGAGGAGCTCACCCACAGCCGCGCCGCCGCCGCCCTCCTGGCCACCGAGGTCGCCGACCGCGGCGGGCCGCATCCCGAGGAGGTGCTGGAGGTGGTGACCGGCCGCGACGCCGTGGCCAGGCGGTACCTCCAGCTCGAACGCAACGCCACCCGGGAGATGCTGGTGCTGGTGCATCCGCCGTACGCGGTGGACATCAGCGACGACCGCGAGAACCGCCGCCGCGCCGCCCGCCAGGGCGCGCCCGTCACCCGCGGCATCTACAGCCCGCTGGCCTTCGAGCAGCCCGGCATGCTGGCCCACACCCGCCGCGCGATCGCCGACGGCGAGCAGGCCCGGCTCGGCCAGGTGCCGGTCAAGCTCGCCGTCGCCGACGCCCGCACCGCCATCCTCCCGCTGGTCTCCGACGAGGACCGGGCCGTGGAGAGCGCCCTGGTCGTGCACCCGTCGGCGCTGCTGGACGCCCTGGTGGGCCTGTTCGAGACGCTCTGGCGTGCCGCCGTCCCGCTCCGCCTGACCCCGGAGGGCCTGGAACAGGACCGGCAGGGCCCCGACGAGGAGGTGCTGGCGCTGCTGGCGGCCGGCATGAAGGACGACGCCATCGCCCGGCAGCTCGGCCTGAGCCCGCGTACGGTGCAGCGCCGCGTCCAGGTGCTGTGCGAGCAGCTCGGCGCGCGGACCCGCTTCCACGCCGGTTTCCTCGCCGCCCACCACGACCTGCTGCCCGAGTGACCGCTCGCTAGGTGATCAGGATGCCGCCGTCCACCGGCAGCGCGACCCCCGTGATGTACGAGGCCGCGTCGCTCGCCAGAAACACCGCGGCCGCCACCAGCTCGGCCGGATCCCCGGCCCGCTTCATGACCACCCGCGACTCCATCATCTGCTCCAGGTAGCCCGGCTTGTACTGCTCGGTCATCTCCGAGGCGAAGAAGCCGGGCTCCAGGCAGTTGACGCGGATGCCGCGCCGCCCGGTCCACTGCTGTGCCAGGTCGCGCGTCAGCCCGACCACCCCGGCCTTGGACGCGCTGTAGGCGGCCTGGGGCAGCCCGGCCGTGGTCTCGCCGAGGATGCTGCCGATGTTCACGATCGACGAGCCCGGCCGCATCACGCGGGCGCACGCCTGCGCCATCCAGTACGTCCCGTGCAGGTTGACCTCGACCACCCGGCGGAACTCCTCGGGCGACTCGCGCAGCGCGGGCACGGCAGTACCGACGCCGGCGTTGTTGATCAGCACGTCCACGGAGCCCATGGCCTCGGCGGCGGCGGCCACGACCGCGTCGCAGTCGCCGGGCTGCGCCACGTCCGCGGGCACGGCCAGGCACCGGCGGCCGGTCTCCTCGACCAGCCGCCGCGTCTCCTCCAGCCGCTCCTTGCGCCGGGCGCAGATCACCACGTCGGCGCCCGCCTCGGCCAGGCCGCGCGCGAACGCCACCCCCAGCCCGGCGGACGCCCCGGTGACGATCGCCACCTTGCCGTCGAGCCGGAACCGCCCCAGCACGCCTGGATCCGTACTCCGCGCCTCAGCCACTGACCGCGTTCCTTCCGCCGGTGAAAGCCCTACCGGGGAGGATGGCACAGCAGGGGCTCGCTCCGCACCGCCGGGCCGGTAGGCGGACCTACAGGCCGTACTCCTTGACGATCCGCTCGTGCCGCTCGACCTCGACGTCGATCTCGCGGGCCAGGTCGAGCCAGGCCAGCGGGTGCACCCAGCGCTCGGTGGCGTCGTCGAGGAGCGCGTC
This window encodes:
- a CDS encoding helix-turn-helix domain-containing protein, with product MRKGDMAQQRRLLEGLGVTVAEETAYRALLRHGPATLSELATETGSSAAAIRRMLPRLEDLGLISRVAGRPLRLVATPPNIAIDILVARRQEELTHSRAAAALLATEVADRGGPHPEEVLEVVTGRDAVARRYLQLERNATREMLVLVHPPYAVDISDDRENRRRAARQGAPVTRGIYSPLAFEQPGMLAHTRRAIADGEQARLGQVPVKLAVADARTAILPLVSDEDRAVESALVVHPSALLDALVGLFETLWRAAVPLRLTPEGLEQDRQGPDEEVLALLAAGMKDDAIARQLGLSPRTVQRRVQVLCEQLGARTRFHAGFLAAHHDLLPE
- a CDS encoding GNAT family N-acetyltransferase, with the translated sequence MISPYVRSYQSRDLDSVYDICVRTADAGGDARGMYASDRLMGDLFAAPYVILEPEHAHVVDDGEGNAVGYIVGTADTERFVRRYREEWIPRAALPVPADPPVTRDDEMLALHHRPERMILPELAGHPAHLHIDLLPDWQGKGWGRRLMGAFVDGLRGAGVEGLHLSMLTSNVAARAFYDRLGFEELAVPGAGVVTYLVRDTSPVR
- a CDS encoding SDR family NAD(P)-dependent oxidoreductase; its protein translation is MLGRFRLDGKVAIVTGASAGLGVAFARGLAEAGADVVICARRKERLEETRRLVEETGRRCLAVPADVAQPGDCDAVVAAAAEAMGSVDVLINNAGVGTAVPALRESPEEFRRVVEVNLHGTYWMAQACARVMRPGSSIVNIGSILGETTAGLPQAAYSASKAGVVGLTRDLAQQWTGRRGIRVNCLEPGFFASEMTEQYKPGYLEQMMESRVVMKRAGDPAELVAAAVFLASDAASYITGVALPVDGGILIT